The region TTTCTATTTTACAGTCTACAATAGCGATTAATAATTTAGTAAAGAAAGCAGGTGACTTCGATATGTCTGCTGTAGCGATGACAGACCACGGTAATATGATGGGGGCATTCCACTTCGTTATGGCTGTGAATAATCATAATAAAGGAGTTGAAGCAAAGAATAAAGAACGTATTGAGAATGGTGAAGAACCATTACAGACACTTACGCCTATTGTAGGTTGTGAGTTCTTTGTTTGCGAAAACCATACAGATAAAACCAAAAAGGACAATGGATATCAAGTGGTATTACTTGCTAAAAATAAGGCTGGATATCACAATTTAGCAAAGATGGCATCTATCGCTTATACAGATGGTTTTTACTATGTACCTCGTATTGATAAGGGAGTAGTGGAGCAGTATAAAGAAGATGTTATTGTGTTAACAGGTAACTTATATGGAGAAGTGCCTGGGAAGATATTAAACGTAGGAGAACGCCAAGCTGAAGAAGCCTTAATGTGGTGGAAAGAGCAGTTCGGTGAAGATCTATACGTAGAATTAATGCGACATAATCAAGAAGATGAGAATCGCGTGAACAAGGCATTAGTTGAGTTAGCTCGTAAACATAATGTGAAATTAATAGCGACTAATAATGCTTATTATTTAGATAAAAAAGATGCAAATGCACACGACATTTTGTTATGTGTAAAAGAGGGTGAGAAACAATCAACTCCTATAGGTCGAGGTCGGGGATATAGATATGGACTTCCTAATCAGGAGTACTATTTCAAGTCTACTGACGAGATGAAGGAGTTGTTTGAAGACTTGCCGGATGCAATTTATAATATACAGGAAATAGTGGATAAGGTAGAGCCATTCGTGCTTCACCGTGATGTATTACTTCCTAAATTTGACATACCTGAGGAGTTTCAAGATGCACGAGATTTAGAAGGTGATGGAAGTGGAAAGAGAGGAGAGAATAATTTCTTAAAGCACCTTACTTATATTGGTGCAGAGAAGAGATATCCAGTGATAACAGATGAGATCCGTGAGCGTTTAGATTTTGAGTTGGCAACTATTGAGAAAACGGGGTACCCTGGTTACTTCTTGATTGTACAAGATTTTATTGCCGCAGCTAGAGATATGGGCGTGTCTGTAGGACCAGGTCGTGGATCAGCAGCGGGATCAGCAGTAGCTTATTGTTTGTGGATCACTAACCTTGACCCTATTGAGTATGACCTTCTTTTTGAGCGTTTTCTTAATCCTGACCGTGTATCGATGCCCGATATTGATATTGACTTTGATGACGAAGGGAGAGGCCGAGTGATGGATTATGTGATCAATAAGTATGGGGCTAGTCAAGTAGCGCAGATCATTACTTATGGTAAGATGGCGACTAAGTCTGCTATTCGAGATACAGCTAGGGTATTGGATTTACCATTGTTCGAAGCAGATAGAATAGCTAAGCTTATCCCTGGTATGATGCCTTCTAAGTGGAACTTAAATAGGTTCTTAACAGAAGATGAGAATGCTGTGAAAGCAGTGTTGCGTTCAGAGGAGTTTGATAAAGTAAAAGAATTAATTGCTCTAGCTCAGGATGGTTCGCTAGCAGCAGAGACCATTCAGCAAGCTAAAATATTAGAAGGTTCGATGCGTAATACAGGTATACATGCCTGTGGGGTTATTATTACTCCAGATGATATTACGAAGTTTGTACCCGTGACGTTAGCTAAAGATTCAGACTTGTATGTTACTCAGTTTGATAATTCAGTAGCGGAAAGTGCAGGACTGCTGAAGATGGACTTTTTAGGGTTGAAAACATTGACTCTGATTAAAGATACTATCAAATTAGTTAAGTATCGTACAGGAATTGAGATAGATCCTGATAAGATACCTATTGATGATGTGAAGACTTATGAATTGTTCCAAAGAGGAGAGACTATAGGGGTGTTTCAGTATGAATCTGCAGGTATGCAGAAGTATATGCGAGAGCTAAAACCTACTGTGTTTGCCGATTTGATTGCAATGAATGCCTTATATCGTCCAGGACCTTTAGAGTATATTCCATCGTTTATTCGCCGTAAGAACGGTGAGGAACCTATCGTTTATGACTTAGATGCTTGTGAGGAGTATTTAAAAGAAACATACGGTATTACAGTATATCAAGAGCAGGTAATGCTTCTGTCACAGAAGTTGGCTGGATTTACTAAAGGTGAGGCCGATGTACTGCGTAAGGCAATGGGTAAGAAACAGAAGGAGGTACTAGATAAGATGAAACCGCAGTTCGTAGCACAAGCTTCGGCGAAAGGTCATGCAGAACCAATGTTAGAGAAGATATGGAAAGACTGGGAGGCATTTGCTTCTTATGCATTTAACAAATCTCACTCAACCTGTTATGCGTGGATAGCCTATCAGACAGCTTATCTTAAAGCGCATTACCCTGCTGAATATATGGCTGCCGTATTGTCTAATAATATGAATGATATAAAATCTGTTTCCTTCTTTATGGAAGAGTGTAAGCGAATGGGGTTACAGGTATTAGGCCCAGATGTAAATGAGTCATTCTATAAGTTTACAGTAAATGACAACTATGATTTGCGTTTCGGTATGGGAGCTATTAAAGGAGTAGGTCAGGGGGCTGTGAATACTATCGTAGAGAATAGAAAAGATGGATTATATACCTCTGTATTTGATTTGTCTAAACGTATAGATTTGAGATCAGCGAATAAGAAAGCCTTTGAAAACTTAGCATTAGCTGGGGGATTTGATTGCTTTAAAAATACACATCGAGCTCAGTATTTCCACATGGATCCAAGTGATAATATAGTGTTTTTAGAAAAAGCGATTCGCTTTGGGGCAAAATCTCAGGAAAATGATAATTCATCACAGTTTAGTTTGTTTGGAGAGAGTAGTGAAGTGCAGATTGCAGAACCATTATTACCTATCTGTGAGGAATGGAGTACAATGGAAAAGTTAGCAAAAGAAAAAGAGGTGGTTGGAATCTATATTTCAGGACATCCATTAGATGACTTTAGATTTGAGATGAAATACTTCTGTAATGTAAAAGTAGAAGAGTTAGTTAATCTAGTACCATTTACAGGACGTAGTGTTATGTTTGGAGGTATGATTAGTGATGTGCAATTTCGCACATCAGCAAAAGGAAAAGATTGGGCTATGTTTACTGTTGAGGGGTATGATGAGAGTTTTGAGTTTAGAATGTTTAATGAAGAGTTTCTAAAATTTAGACATTTCTTGTTGAATAATACGTTTGTCTTTATTAAGATCTTGGTTAAAGAAGGATGGATAAAGAAAGAGACGGGAGAAAAGACTGAACCACGTATACAATTTATGGAAATGAAATTGCTACATGAGGTTATTCCTACTTTTGCGAAGAAGTTGACAGTAGTTATGAATGTGAAGGATATTGCTTCTAGACAGGTAGAGTTAATAAAAGATGCGTTTAGTCGATATCAAGGTGATAGTTTTGTGAATTTTGAGATACTAGAAATAGAGCGTATACAGAAGGAATTGTCACTGAGTACATCTCAAATTACCCTTAGAGAACCAGAGGATGAAGAAAGTGAAATAGAAGGTTTTGCTGAAGAAGATATGACGACTGTAGATGTGCCTGAGTTTAGAGTTGTAAATAGATTAGAGATGTCTAGTCGCAGTAGTAGAGTGAATATTACAGCGGAATTATTAGAGGAATTAGAAGGGTTACAAGTAGATTTTAAATTAAACTAATCAATGTGATACTTTTTGGTAATGGTTTTATAGATAAAAAAAATTACTACTATATAATAAAGTATAATAAATTTATTAAGTTTGTTGATATAATATAAAAAGCAAAGAATAATGGCATTAGAAATAACAGATGCTACTTTTGAAGAAGTAGTATTAAAATCAGACAAACCAGTAGTGGTTGACTTTTGGGCAGTATGGTGTGGACCTTGTAAAATGTTAGGGCCAGTAGTTGAAGAATTAAGTGCAGAATACGATGGTAAAGCTGTAGTTGGTAAAGTAGACGTTGATGCAAATCAAGAATTCGCTGCTAAATATGGTGTAAGAAATATCCCGACTGTATTAATTTTTAAAGACGGGGAAGTAGTAGGACGTCAAGTAGGTGTAGCACCAAAGAAAACTTATGCTGAGGCAATAGATGCTCTATTGTAATCACAAGAATAAATATATGTATATATGAAGGCTCTCAGTAATGGGAGCCTTTTTTAATTGGGAATTCAGAATTGTTGCCTTCGGCATTAGGGGATATGTTATTCTTTTAATGGATGGAAGTGTATTGTGGATATAGACGGCATGTGGTCCTAATTCGTAATTATTTAGTCTCCACCACAACCTCCGCAGCCTCCACCACCACATGAGCTACCGCAAGAATTGCTGTTAGAGCTTCCACAGCTACTATTAGAACTACTACCGTCACTACTACAGCTACTGTTGTTTGAGCTAGATGATATGTGTGGGATTGGAGTGTTAGCTAATATCACCATCGTAGTGAGTGCTGCTCCTAAAGCCGCATTACCTGTCAGAAAGTAAGACCACTGCCAGTTGTCTTCTTTCAGTTTAGAGAATTTAACTCGCTGTGTGTAATATCTGATTATCGTCTTATGGATACTTTCTGATGCTAGTCTCTGTAAGAAAAATAGTGAGCTAATGACGATGACTAAGGTTAATATAGTGATGAATAAAACAGGCTTATGACGTTCACTTCCAGTGATTATGCGCATAAAAGCAAAGAATACTATACTTAATAGGATGGCGTAGTTCGTTATAAAGAGCTTGTTAAACTTAGCAGATCTGTTGATGTATTTATTTATGCCTTGGATAGTAGTTACTTGGTTAGTAAAGAGTGGTCTACCTATAAGTTTTGGTATTAGCTCTGTGAATTTTCTTGTTTTGAATTGTTTTAACTTACGTAAGATATAAGCTTGTTCTCGGTTTTTTATATAAGTATCTTGGATCAGCTCTAGTGTATAGTTAGGCCCTGTCTTGATATTATGTTGTTCGATAAGTTCATTAAAAGTACCAATGATACCATCTTTTACATTCTTGTTTTTTAAGTACATCATCTCATAAGGATGAAGGTTGCGGATAAAGCTGTTCTCACTACTGTTTCTGATTATGTCATGTAGTACACTTTTATTGTATTCATTTAAGAATGCAATAGTGCCAATAAATATGAGCGTTAGTCCGAATAGGAATGCACTACTACTAATATTACTGTATATAAGGGTTAAGGGATAATGAAGAAAGGGGATGGCAGCTAGACTTACAAATATTCCTATAAGTAGTTTAGTACTCATTTTATATTTGGTTTTAGGCAAGTGTAAACTGTCATACATAGATTGGTATTCCCATATCTCTTTAGGTTGTTCACCGAAGACTTGGCTATATATTAGTGTAGTATGCTCTTTGGCTTGCTTGAATATATCATATTCTTCACGATTATGTGTTGAAGGGATATGCTCTATGGTTTTGCCAAGTATAAGACAGAAGTTTTTATATGACTTAGTAAAGACTAAATGTTCGTGCCAAACGACATCAACGACATCAGAGGGTGATACCATCTTATCAGAAGTTGCAGCGAGGTACATAAACTTCTTATATTCTAATATAGCTTGAGTGGTGAAGTTTTTGGTCCACTTATTTTCTTTTGCTAGTCGGAGTGTAAAACCATATTCGTCAGTCCATTTATCTAATTGAAACTCCTCTATTTTCTTCCAATGTACTTTATTCATTGTTTGCAATATTTAGTTAAATATCTAATTATTAGAAGAGATATGCAATAAAAAAGTTGTGTTAGTATGTAGAAGTGGACGGCATAAATTAAGTTCGAAGGGAGATATAGCTTATTTATAACATTTGAAGGTGTATTTTGTAATATAAAATATGTGCAAGTATTGAATTTACTAGTGAAACGGTTTTTTTTGGAGAGTTGGTTTTGTGGAATCAGGGGGTTTTTTGAGTGAAAAGCGTACTTGTGTGATTAGGGTGAAAAAATAATTAAAAATAAATCACTTTTTAGATGGTTGATTTTTAGTTTAGTAAAGGAATTGGCTAGAAAAAGATTGTTTTTTTTATTGTGTGGATTTGGTACTGTAGAAAATGGTTGTATATTTGCATCGCATTAGAGCAATAATGACGAAGGTTTGGTAGTTCAGTTGGTTAGAATACATGCCTGTCACGCATGGGGTCGCGGGTTCGAGTCCCGTCCAGACCGCAAAAGAGAGATTAGCGTCTTGATTAAATAGGCGCTAATTTATCTACTCTTAAAAAAGAAAAACTTTAAAAAGTTTGGAGGTTTAGAAAAAAGAGTTACCTTTGTCGCCGTTAAAGAATTAATGCTTTTAAGAATAAAATACTGGTTTGGTAGTTCAGTTGGTTAGAATACATGCCTGTCACGCATGGGGTCGCGGGTTCGAGTCCCGTCCAGACCGCCAGTTAAAAGGAGCCTCTCACAACGTGGGATGGCTTTTTTTGCCCTCTAAAATTTTGTAAAAGAGGGTTGAAAAGTAGTTGTGTTGTTAAGTGCGCAAGCACTAAAGGTTTAGTAGTTAGACCAATGAAAAGCTTTCCTAGTGCGGGAGAGCTTTTTTTAAAAAATTGTCAAGATTGATGGTTTTAACTAATAAACGCGATACAGAAAAGAAATTATTGGTTTGGTAGTTCAGTTGGTTAGAATACATGCCTGTCACGCATGGGGTCGCGGGTTCGAGTCCCGTCCAGACCGCCAATAAGAAGAGAACCTCTCATGTAGTTGGGAGGTTTTTTTTGGCCTCTAAATGTTCATCAATTAGAGGATCTAAAAGTAGTTGTGTTGTTAAGTGCGCAAGCACTAAAGGTTTAGTAGTTAGACCAATGAAAAGCTTTCCTAGTGCAGGGGAGCTTTTTTATTTTTATAGCATTTCTGAAAATAAGTCTATTCTAAAACTTTTTGAGATTGATTAAGTCTTAGATTATTTAGATTTGTAATAATTAATAAATATCTTGATATGTTTGTCAGATCACTTATTACTTCATTAAATAAAGTATTCTGTTATAGCAATGATACTATAATTAGTTCAGTTCAGATGATGTCTGAAAAGAATGAGTATAGTGCGTGTAGCTTTATATTAGGAGATAAGCGAATTATCTATAGGGAAGCAAAGGTTACTTCTAAGAAGATTGGATTTTTCGTTGCTATTTGGCAACGCAATGAGATAGGAGTAACAGTGCCTTATCATGTGGGGGATGAGTTTGACTATATGATGATCGGTGTGAAGACAGATACTGATTTGGGCTATTTCTTATTTCCGAAGGTGATATTAGTGAATCTTGGTATTATCTCTACCGAGACAAAGGAGGGTAAGCGTGGAATGCGTATCTATCCTAATCTAGAAGAAGGGATGAATAAGCAAGCATTGAAAACTTATCAATCTCAAATGTCTTTTTTCTATAAAGTTTAAATTATCTTCAATAAAAACACATTAACAGATTAAATACTTTCCATTAACCTTTTTTTATATATTTGCAATAAGACTGGTTATCAAATTGATATTAAGGGGGAATTAGGTGAGAATCCTAGACAGACCCGCTACTGTAAGCTTATAAATGTAATGAATCAAGTCATCCTCTGTCGTTATGGAGAGGAGGAAGTTCGTTAAGAGCAAGTCAGGATACCCGCCAATCTACAATAAGTTTTGATGTTTTCGAGGAATAAGACATTAAGCGTTCAAAAGGTTAGACATTGGTGACAGTGTGTTTTGGTGCGTTTATGTTTTCTTGGATCGTCAAGATTAACAAGCCAAAAACAATTATGACCAAAACGCAATTACTATCAATAACTACTCTGATGTGTGTAGCTAGCTATGCTGTATATGCTCAGAGCCCTAAAGACAGTATCACTTCTCTTAAAGAAATCGTGATACAGAAAGAGGTTTTTAAAGATTTAATCCCTGTACAAACTTTAGATGGTGCTAAACTAGAGCGCTTAAATAGCCATAGTGTAGCTGATGCTCTTAGATACTTCGCTGGAGTTAAGATTAAAGATTATGGTGGTATGGGAGGACTTAAGACAGTAGATGTCCGTAATATGGGGACGCATCATGTAGGGGTGTTTTATAATGGGGTACAAGTGGGCAATGCTCAGAATGGTATAGTAGACTTAGGAAAGTTTTCTCTAGATAATATAGAAACGGTAAAACTATATAATGGTCAACGCAGTGCTATCTTCCAATCAGCAAGAGAGTTTGCTTCTGCATCTACAGTTTATCTACAAACAAAGAAACCTATATTCGAAGAAGGGAAAGATATAAATGTATCAGCTAAATACAAGGCAGGGTCTATACAGTTAGTCAATCCATCTGTACGTACAGATATTAAAGTTAATGACAATGTTAGTACATCTATCAGTGCTGAATATATCTATTCGAATGGTGATTATAAGTTTAGGCAAAAACGTCATAATATAGATGGTACAGTGGCTTATGATACTATAGGTCACAGGCAGAATAGTGATATAAAAGCTTATCGTGTAGAGAATAGTTGGTTCGGTAAGACAGATAAAGATACTTGGCAGGCTAACCTTTATTACTATCAATCAGATAGAGGTCTTCCAGGTGCTGTAATTAAGAAGAGTGATGTCACTTTAGAGACTGAAAATATCAATGAACGTCAGAGTGATAAGAACTTTATGGCGCAGGGAGAGTGGACTAGATTTGTTTCTGATCGATATCAGTTTCAACTGAAAGGGAAGTATGCTTATGATGAGATGCACTATCTGTCTCGTAAGACAGTGGCTTTCGAAGGAGAAGTGGTTACCTATAATCCTCAATTTGATAACACTTACTTCCAACAAGAGTATTATGTCTCAGCTGCACATCTGTATAAGATAACTGATATATGGGATGTGGCTCTAGCTACGGACTTACAATACAATAAACTTAATGCTACTCGTATAGGACAAGGAACTCCGTTTACTTATCCTGAACGTTATACCTTTTTAACTTCGTTAGCGACTTCTGTGAATCTAGGTAAGGTGAAAGCTCAGGCTAATATCTTAGGAACATTTACTAAAGAGAAGGTACGTTATAATTATGAAGCGCCAGATCGTCAATTTTGGGCGCCATCTATCTTCTTGAGTTATAAGCCGTGGGATGATGAGAACTTTGTGGTTCACTCATTTTATAAGTACATCTATAGATTACCTACGTTTAATGATTTGTACTACACACAGCTAGGTACTGCTAACTTAAAACCAGAGGCTTCTAAGCAGATAAACTTAGGATTCACTTATAATAAACAGTTTAACAATGCTTTGTTTGAAGAGGTGCATTTGTCATTAGAATCTTACTTCGCTAATATAACGGATAAGATTATCGCTACACCTACTTCTAGTATGATGAGATGGATGATGACTAATCTAGGTAAGGTGGAGAACTATGGGATAGAGACAAATGTAGGAACTACTGTGAGGTTAATGGAAGACTTGCGATTAGGTGTTAATCTGACGTATGAATACACAGTAGCGAAAGACAAGAGCGAAACGCTATATGGTAAGCCATCATACTATGGAGATCAAATACCCTATGCTCCTTGGCATTCTGGTTCTTCTATCGTGAGTTTAGATTATAAAGATTGGTCTCTTAACTATAGTTTTATCTATGTAGGGGAACGTTATAATGGTAATAAAAATAATATTAAGCGAAACGAAATACAACCTTGGTACACACACGATGTGTCATTATTAAAAAGTTTCAAATGGCGTGATTATAGATTTAAGGCTAGTGTAGAAGCTAACAATATCGCTAATCAGTACTATGAGGTAGTGAGCAACTTCCCTATGCCTGGGCGCAACTTCCGTTTCACTTTAAGCTTTGATATATGAGATTTAAAAATATAATTATGCTCACTACTGTTTTGTTAGCAGTGGTAAGTTGTCGAAAAGATGAGATGATATTCTTATCAGATAGTTCTGATGTGTCTATCCCTGTTAGCACTGAGAGATACAGTGGATTCTATTTGTTGAATGAAGGGAATATGGGTATGAACAGAGCTTCTATAGATATGTTTGAATATCATACAGGAACGTATACGAGGGATATATTCTCAGAGCGCAATCCCAATATAACAAAAGAACTAGGAGATGTAGGTAATGATATCAAGATCTACGGTAAGAAAGTATATGCGACTATCAATGTGTCTAACTTCATCGAGGTATTCGATGTAGAGACAGGTAAACATATTAAGCAAATACACGTGCCTAACTGTCGTTACTTGGCTTTCAAGGATGGTAAGGCTTATGTGAGTTCGTATGCAGGTAAGGTAGAGATAAATCCGAATGCAGAGAAGGGATTCGTTGCTGAGATAGATACTTTATCCTTAGAAGTTACGAGAAGAGTAACTGTAGGTTATCAACCTGAAGAGATTGTTATTAAAGGCAATAAACTTTATGTAGCTAATTCGGGAGGATATCGCGTGCCAAACTATGATACGACCGTGTCCGTGATAGATATACCTAGCTTCACAGAGACAAAGAAGATTGATGTAGCGATAAACTTACATCGTATGCAGATAGATAAGGCAGGAGATATTTATGTGTCATCAAGGGGGGATTATTATAATGCAGAACCTAATCTATATGTGATAGACTCGAATACAGATAAGGTGAAGCAACAGCTCGATATACCAGTATCTAACATGACGATGGATGATGATAAGCTTTATTACTATGCTACGTCTTATAAACACAATACAGGTGCTAATAGGGTTACCTATGGAATACTGAATACACTGACTAAAAAAGTGATTACAGACAATATCATTAAAGACGGTACAGATAAGAAGATACAGATACCTTATGGTATAGCTGTGAATCCTGAGACAAAGGAGATATTTATGACAGATGCTCAGGATTATGTTGGGACAGGTTTTGTGTACTGTTTCTCTCCTGAGGGGATGTTGAAATGGAAAACAACTGGTGGGAATATTCCTGCTCATATAGCATTTATAAAGAAATAATACCAACAACTAAATAATGAAGACAACAAAAATTAGATTAAGCTTAATGGCGACATTATGCTTATCTGCGATTACATTTATCGGATGTTCTAGTGATAGTAGCTCTGATGTAAAGGAACCGGAAGGTGAGGGAGGATCTATAAGTTATGATTATAGTGATGTAACTAAGGTGTTTGACTTCCATCCTGCTCCAGGTCAGTTCGTTAATATATTACCTAAATATGAAGAAGGAGATACACAAGAGACGATGAAGGGCAAAGCTCTTAAGGCTATCTCGGGTAAAAAACCGGATGTAATATCGTTAGGAGGATTTGGAGGGTATATCGTGATGGGGTTTGCAGAGCCTATAAATAATGTCAAAGGACAACGTGACTTCTCTGTATTAGGTAATGCGTTTACTAATAGCTCAGAACCAGGTATAATATTAGTGTCTTTTGATAAAAATGGAGACGGATTACCTAATGATGAATGGTATGAGATAGCTGGTAGTGAGTATAAGAATGCTAAGACAGTACGTGATTATGAGATGACCTTCTTTAGACCAACTAGTGAACCTTTAGGTAATATAAAAAACTATATCAAGTATAAGAATAACCAAGGCGAGGAAGGGTATAAACCTAAGAATCAGTTTCACGATCAAAGCTATTATCCTATGTGGATTAAGGAAGACTCGTTAGTATTTAAGGGAGTGAGGTTGCCAAACAATGCTTTTATAAATAGCACTAGTGAATTATGGGAATTACCTGCTTTAGGATATGGGTATGCGGATAACCATATTAATGGTGAG is a window of Myroides oncorhynchi DNA encoding:
- the dnaE gene encoding DNA polymerase III subunit alpha, producing MYLIFDTETTGLPKSWQAPITDTDNWPRCVQIAWQLHDEYGNLIEHQDYLIKPEGYNIPYDAERIHGISTELAEQQGVALEEALAQFNIALSKTKFIVGQNLGFDLNIMGCEFYRKGVDSIMDQLPVLDTCTEVTAEMLKLPGGRGGRFKLPTLTELHTFLFGVPFGEAHNATADVEATTRCFLELIKHGTFSAQELHQDEDYVKRYREVNPEPFQLVGLKHINLQKASEEIRKKLAKQESGASVEVSDHARELLDNAKFAHLHVHTQFSILQSTIAINNLVKKAGDFDMSAVAMTDHGNMMGAFHFVMAVNNHNKGVEAKNKERIENGEEPLQTLTPIVGCEFFVCENHTDKTKKDNGYQVVLLAKNKAGYHNLAKMASIAYTDGFYYVPRIDKGVVEQYKEDVIVLTGNLYGEVPGKILNVGERQAEEALMWWKEQFGEDLYVELMRHNQEDENRVNKALVELARKHNVKLIATNNAYYLDKKDANAHDILLCVKEGEKQSTPIGRGRGYRYGLPNQEYYFKSTDEMKELFEDLPDAIYNIQEIVDKVEPFVLHRDVLLPKFDIPEEFQDARDLEGDGSGKRGENNFLKHLTYIGAEKRYPVITDEIRERLDFELATIEKTGYPGYFLIVQDFIAAARDMGVSVGPGRGSAAGSAVAYCLWITNLDPIEYDLLFERFLNPDRVSMPDIDIDFDDEGRGRVMDYVINKYGASQVAQIITYGKMATKSAIRDTARVLDLPLFEADRIAKLIPGMMPSKWNLNRFLTEDENAVKAVLRSEEFDKVKELIALAQDGSLAAETIQQAKILEGSMRNTGIHACGVIITPDDITKFVPVTLAKDSDLYVTQFDNSVAESAGLLKMDFLGLKTLTLIKDTIKLVKYRTGIEIDPDKIPIDDVKTYELFQRGETIGVFQYESAGMQKYMRELKPTVFADLIAMNALYRPGPLEYIPSFIRRKNGEEPIVYDLDACEEYLKETYGITVYQEQVMLLSQKLAGFTKGEADVLRKAMGKKQKEVLDKMKPQFVAQASAKGHAEPMLEKIWKDWEAFASYAFNKSHSTCYAWIAYQTAYLKAHYPAEYMAAVLSNNMNDIKSVSFFMEECKRMGLQVLGPDVNESFYKFTVNDNYDLRFGMGAIKGVGQGAVNTIVENRKDGLYTSVFDLSKRIDLRSANKKAFENLALAGGFDCFKNTHRAQYFHMDPSDNIVFLEKAIRFGAKSQENDNSSQFSLFGESSEVQIAEPLLPICEEWSTMEKLAKEKEVVGIYISGHPLDDFRFEMKYFCNVKVEELVNLVPFTGRSVMFGGMISDVQFRTSAKGKDWAMFTVEGYDESFEFRMFNEEFLKFRHFLLNNTFVFIKILVKEGWIKKETGEKTEPRIQFMEMKLLHEVIPTFAKKLTVVMNVKDIASRQVELIKDAFSRYQGDSFVNFEILEIERIQKELSLSTSQITLREPEDEESEIEGFAEEDMTTVDVPEFRVVNRLEMSSRSSRVNITAELLEELEGLQVDFKLN
- a CDS encoding TonB-dependent receptor yields the protein MTKTQLLSITTLMCVASYAVYAQSPKDSITSLKEIVIQKEVFKDLIPVQTLDGAKLERLNSHSVADALRYFAGVKIKDYGGMGGLKTVDVRNMGTHHVGVFYNGVQVGNAQNGIVDLGKFSLDNIETVKLYNGQRSAIFQSAREFASASTVYLQTKKPIFEEGKDINVSAKYKAGSIQLVNPSVRTDIKVNDNVSTSISAEYIYSNGDYKFRQKRHNIDGTVAYDTIGHRQNSDIKAYRVENSWFGKTDKDTWQANLYYYQSDRGLPGAVIKKSDVTLETENINERQSDKNFMAQGEWTRFVSDRYQFQLKGKYAYDEMHYLSRKTVAFEGEVVTYNPQFDNTYFQQEYYVSAAHLYKITDIWDVALATDLQYNKLNATRIGQGTPFTYPERYTFLTSLATSVNLGKVKAQANILGTFTKEKVRYNYEAPDRQFWAPSIFLSYKPWDDENFVVHSFYKYIYRLPTFNDLYYTQLGTANLKPEASKQINLGFTYNKQFNNALFEEVHLSLESYFANITDKIIATPTSSMMRWMMTNLGKVENYGIETNVGTTVRLMEDLRLGVNLTYEYTVAKDKSETLYGKPSYYGDQIPYAPWHSGSSIVSLDYKDWSLNYSFIYVGERYNGNKNNIKRNEIQPWYTHDVSLLKSFKWRDYRFKASVEANNIANQYYEVVSNFPMPGRNFRFTLSFDI
- the trxA gene encoding thioredoxin, whose amino-acid sequence is MALEITDATFEEVVLKSDKPVVVDFWAVWCGPCKMLGPVVEELSAEYDGKAVVGKVDVDANQEFAAKYGVRNIPTVLIFKDGEVVGRQVGVAPKKTYAEAIDALL
- a CDS encoding YncE family protein, whose product is MRFKNIIMLTTVLLAVVSCRKDEMIFLSDSSDVSIPVSTERYSGFYLLNEGNMGMNRASIDMFEYHTGTYTRDIFSERNPNITKELGDVGNDIKIYGKKVYATINVSNFIEVFDVETGKHIKQIHVPNCRYLAFKDGKAYVSSYAGKVEINPNAEKGFVAEIDTLSLEVTRRVTVGYQPEEIVIKGNKLYVANSGGYRVPNYDTTVSVIDIPSFTETKKIDVAINLHRMQIDKAGDIYVSSRGDYYNAEPNLYVIDSNTDKVKQQLDIPVSNMTMDDDKLYYYATSYKHNTGANRVTYGILNTLTKKVITDNIIKDGTDKKIQIPYGIAVNPETKEIFMTDAQDYVGTGFVYCFSPEGMLKWKTTGGNIPAHIAFIKK
- a CDS encoding MepB family protein is translated as MFVRSLITSLNKVFCYSNDTIISSVQMMSEKNEYSACSFILGDKRIIYREAKVTSKKIGFFVAIWQRNEIGVTVPYHVGDEFDYMMIGVKTDTDLGYFLFPKVILVNLGIISTETKEGKRGMRIYPNLEEGMNKQALKTYQSQMSFFYKV
- a CDS encoding DUF1399 domain-containing protein gives rise to the protein MNKVHWKKIEEFQLDKWTDEYGFTLRLAKENKWTKNFTTQAILEYKKFMYLAATSDKMVSPSDVVDVVWHEHLVFTKSYKNFCLILGKTIEHIPSTHNREEYDIFKQAKEHTTLIYSQVFGEQPKEIWEYQSMYDSLHLPKTKYKMSTKLLIGIFVSLAAIPFLHYPLTLIYSNISSSAFLFGLTLIFIGTIAFLNEYNKSVLHDIIRNSSENSFIRNLHPYEMMYLKNKNVKDGIIGTFNELIEQHNIKTGPNYTLELIQDTYIKNREQAYILRKLKQFKTRKFTELIPKLIGRPLFTNQVTTIQGINKYINRSAKFNKLFITNYAILLSIVFFAFMRIITGSERHKPVLFITILTLVIVISSLFFLQRLASESIHKTIIRYYTQRVKFSKLKEDNWQWSYFLTGNAALGAALTTMVILANTPIPHISSSSNNSSCSSDGSSSNSSCGSSNSNSCGSSCGGGGCGGCGGD
- a CDS encoding PKD domain-containing protein, encoding MKTTKIRLSLMATLCLSAITFIGCSSDSSSDVKEPEGEGGSISYDYSDVTKVFDFHPAPGQFVNILPKYEEGDTQETMKGKALKAISGKKPDVISLGGFGGYIVMGFAEPINNVKGQRDFSVLGNAFTNSSEPGIILVSFDKNGDGLPNDEWYEIAGSEYKNAKTVRDYEMTFFRPTSEPLGNIKNYIKYKNNQGEEGYKPKNQFHDQSYYPMWIKEDSLVFKGVRLPNNAFINSTSELWELPALGYGYADNHINGEADAAMDIDWAVDSKGNKVKLDKIHFIKIYTSMDQDAGRLGETSTEVMGIIDLHKAKVNIPTR